Proteins encoded by one window of Chryseobacterium sp. POL2:
- a CDS encoding efflux RND transporter periplasmic adaptor subunit, giving the protein MDTKVEKKQSKIKIIIIVLVGIFGIGIFLSYFFQQKKTYNVKIENLQIEEVSEGKFEDMLMITAQTQSLNSSLVNVLEGGMVKEIYTEDGQMVSQGEPLARVYNPNTEFNYMNQETGIMQQINQMRNSLLELKDQEFNQNKELLQAQNDYNTALQTYNLQKRLYDAEIGKKSEFDLAKQNMQYQKKRKQITEQGIVSENNSRNQQISAINSSINQMQKSLNVLKSNKNNFLIMAPVSGRLSSFSLSLGQNLTSGESIGKIDLMDGYKLVAKVDEYYINKLQLGIKGTLDNNGKSDNVIVTKVLPEVKDGQFSVELNFADTEKPNNLKIGMTFGVKLKLSADTQSMMIPKGNFYKDTNGKWIFVVNGTKAEKRNISLGPENPLFYEVTSGLKKGDKVIVSDYSDYKNYEILDLKK; this is encoded by the coding sequence ATGGATACGAAGGTAGAGAAAAAACAATCGAAAATCAAAATCATCATCATCGTTTTGGTCGGGATTTTTGGCATTGGTATTTTTTTAAGCTATTTCTTTCAGCAAAAAAAAACTTATAATGTGAAAATCGAAAATCTCCAAATAGAAGAAGTGAGCGAAGGGAAATTTGAAGATATGTTGATGATTACAGCACAAACGCAATCGTTAAATTCTTCTCTTGTGAATGTTTTGGAAGGCGGAATGGTAAAAGAAATTTATACCGAAGATGGACAAATGGTCAGCCAAGGTGAGCCATTGGCGCGCGTGTACAATCCGAATACAGAATTCAATTATATGAATCAAGAAACAGGAATTATGCAACAGATCAACCAAATGAGAAATTCGCTTTTGGAACTGAAAGATCAGGAATTCAATCAAAATAAAGAGTTATTGCAAGCGCAAAATGATTACAATACGGCTTTGCAAACCTATAATCTTCAAAAGCGTCTTTATGATGCAGAAATTGGAAAAAAATCTGAATTTGATTTGGCTAAACAAAATATGCAATATCAAAAAAAGAGAAAACAGATTACAGAACAAGGTATCGTCAGCGAAAACAACTCCAGAAATCAGCAAATTTCAGCAATTAATTCATCGATTAATCAGATGCAGAAAAGTTTGAATGTTTTGAAATCGAACAAAAATAATTTTCTCATTATGGCGCCTGTTTCTGGGAGATTATCGTCTTTCAGTCTATCTTTGGGTCAGAACCTGACTTCGGGTGAAAGCATTGGGAAAATCGATTTGATGGATGGTTACAAGTTGGTGGCAAAAGTGGACGAATATTACATCAACAAATTACAACTTGGTATAAAAGGAACGCTGGATAACAATGGGAAAAGTGACAATGTAATTGTGACAAAAGTACTTCCAGAAGTGAAAGATGGACAGTTTTCTGTAGAATTGAATTTCGCAGATACAGAAAAACCAAACAATCTCAAAATAGGAATGACCTTCGGTGTGAAGCTGAAACTCTCCGCAGACACGCAAAGTATGATGATTCCGAAAGGCAACTTTTACAAAGATACCAACGGAAAATGGATTTTTGTAGTAAACGGAACGAAAGCCGAAAAACGAAATATCAGTTTGGGACCAGAAAATCCACTGTTTTACGAAGTGACTTCGGGATTGAAAAAAGGTGACAAAGTAATCGTTTCGGATTATAGTGATTATAAAAATTATGAAATTTTAGACTTGAAAAAATAA
- a CDS encoding sigma-54-dependent transcriptional regulator, which produces MRKKEAGILIVDDDEDILFSARVWLKKFFTNVINISSPQKIISTINENDIDAILLDMNFRRGFEDGKEGLYWLSEIKEINKDIPVILMTAYGEVELAVEALKMGATDFILKPWNNEKLYASVNLAVDLSRKNKKLSQWENLLEKNTNYQLESQSAKMNTVMQTLQKVAKTDANVLLLGENGTGKYVMAEYLYQHSLRKNEAFVHIDLGAISENLFEAELFGYAKGAFTDAKTDKAGKIENADGGTVFLDEIGNLSLGLQQKLLTLIQTKKLSRIGETKERFPDVRFIFATNANLKKLVAEGKFREDLYFRINTVEVELPPLRERKEDIPNLAAFFIEKFEKKYHKSNIEISNLEEVIQYAFPGNIRELEHSLEREIILADTNKIQLKWQGFEKNQETLVSLNLEEMEEKLIKNALKKYRGNISAAADALGLSRAALYRRMEKFGI; this is translated from the coding sequence ATGAGAAAAAAAGAAGCCGGAATCCTAATTGTCGATGACGACGAAGACATATTATTTTCCGCCAGAGTTTGGCTGAAGAAGTTTTTCACAAACGTTATCAACATCAGTTCGCCACAAAAAATAATTTCTACGATTAATGAAAATGATATTGACGCCATTTTGCTGGACATGAACTTTAGAAGAGGTTTCGAAGATGGAAAAGAAGGTTTGTATTGGCTTTCTGAAATCAAAGAAATTAATAAAGACATTCCTGTGATTCTCATGACGGCTTATGGCGAAGTAGAATTGGCTGTAGAAGCTTTGAAAATGGGCGCTACCGATTTTATTCTGAAACCTTGGAACAACGAAAAACTCTATGCTTCTGTAAATCTCGCTGTGGATTTGTCCCGAAAAAATAAAAAACTTTCACAATGGGAAAATCTGTTGGAAAAAAATACCAATTATCAATTGGAAAGCCAATCTGCAAAGATGAATACCGTGATGCAAACCTTACAAAAAGTCGCAAAAACTGACGCAAATGTGCTTCTTTTAGGTGAAAACGGAACTGGAAAATACGTGATGGCAGAATACCTCTATCAACACTCTTTGCGAAAAAATGAAGCTTTTGTACATATTGATTTGGGCGCGATTTCCGAAAATTTGTTCGAAGCAGAATTGTTCGGTTACGCCAAAGGTGCTTTTACTGATGCCAAAACCGATAAAGCTGGAAAGATTGAAAATGCCGATGGTGGAACCGTTTTCCTTGATGAAATTGGGAATTTATCGTTGGGTTTGCAACAAAAATTATTGACTCTAATTCAAACTAAAAAATTATCACGAATTGGCGAAACCAAAGAACGTTTTCCCGATGTGAGATTCATTTTTGCGACCAATGCTAATTTGAAAAAACTGGTTGCAGAAGGCAAATTTCGGGAAGATTTGTATTTCAGAATCAATACTGTGGAAGTGGAATTGCCGCCGCTTCGGGAACGAAAAGAAGATATCCCAAATTTAGCCGCATTTTTCATTGAAAAATTTGAAAAAAAATACCATAAATCCAATATTGAAATTTCTAATTTAGAGGAAGTGATTCAATATGCTTTTCCTGGAAATATTCGTGAATTGGAACATAGTTTGGAGCGCGAAATTATTTTGGCAGACACCAACAAAATTCAGTTGAAATGGCAAGGTTTCGAAAAAAATCAAGAAACTTTAGTTTCTTTAAATTTGGAAGAAATGGAAGAAAAACTCATTAAAAATGCCTTGAAAAAATACCGTGGAAATATCTCTGCCGCCGCCGATGCCTTGGGACTTTCTCGTGCTGCACTCTACCGTAGAATGGAAAAATTTGGAATATAA
- a CDS encoding sensor histidine kinase, whose protein sequence is MNEVEKIISSIRQKDFSLFPKISKSNDLKSSAVKLYYQTKDEHKNLYSYKNLYDSILDKMEIGFLILNKSSSEKDWQVFYCNPSFTRILKVPKYNSWAFYQEKSPEFFKLIEATDFLDSQEFIDISIQESSAQSFSIRTSRISNFQNDFCVISMESIQKIIDKKEKLAWNNLMKVISHELLNTLTPVNSLIHNLEYLTEQENLTDEDQEEIKDSLKIINSKSQQLLHFIDSYRQIAELPKPKKSRINLRNSIEKVLKIFEPEFKIQNIKLDVDLQDFFIQADESMIERVLVNLLTNAQLAVQHQENKHIRLQVFESNNRVVISVEDNGQGIDSQIESKIFLPFFTTRPNGSGIGLTLSKSIMEAHNGYIVYRRLEKGSVFELWFL, encoded by the coding sequence ATGAATGAAGTAGAAAAAATCATTTCTTCCATTCGTCAAAAAGATTTTTCACTTTTTCCAAAAATCTCCAAGTCCAACGACTTAAAATCAAGTGCTGTAAAGCTTTATTATCAAACAAAAGACGAACATAAAAATTTGTATTCTTACAAAAATCTGTACGATTCTATTTTGGACAAAATGGAAATTGGATTTTTAATTTTAAACAAATCATCTTCGGAAAAAGACTGGCAGGTTTTCTACTGCAATCCGAGTTTCACCAGAATTTTAAAAGTTCCGAAATACAATTCTTGGGCATTTTATCAAGAAAAATCGCCAGAATTTTTTAAACTCATTGAAGCAACAGATTTTCTGGATTCGCAGGAATTTATAGATATTTCCATTCAAGAAAGTAGCGCGCAATCGTTCTCGATTCGAACTTCCAGAATTTCCAATTTTCAAAATGATTTTTGTGTGATTTCTATGGAATCCATCCAAAAAATTATCGACAAAAAGGAGAAATTAGCTTGGAATAATCTAATGAAAGTCATTTCGCATGAGCTTCTCAACACGCTAACGCCAGTTAATAGTTTGATTCATAATCTGGAATATTTAACCGAACAAGAAAATCTAACCGACGAGGATCAAGAAGAAATAAAAGATTCTTTGAAAATTATCAATTCCAAATCGCAACAATTACTCCATTTCATCGATAGTTATCGTCAAATAGCAGAACTTCCAAAGCCTAAAAAATCGAGAATTAATCTACGGAATAGTATCGAAAAGGTGTTAAAAATTTTCGAACCCGAATTTAAAATTCAGAACATAAAACTTGACGTGGACCTTCAAGATTTCTTTATTCAGGCAGATGAAAGCATGATAGAACGCGTTTTGGTAAATCTTTTAACCAATGCACAATTGGCGGTACAACATCAAGAAAACAAACACATTCGATTGCAAGTTTTCGAAAGCAACAATCGTGTGGTTATCAGCGTTGAAGACAATGGGCAAGGCATAGACTCGCAGATTGAATCTAAAATTTTTCTTCCGTTTTTTACCACGCGACCAAATGGTTCGGGAATTGGGCTTACGCTTTCCAAAAGCATTATGGAAGCGCACAATGGCTATATCGTATATCGCCGACTAGAAAAAGGTTCTGTATTTGAACTTTGGTTTTTGTAG
- a CDS encoding YeiH family protein, whose product MGFLTSNKNIQILIFSVLAILSFSGLVSSPIALLLGLFFAILVGNPFENKVSKYISKLLQISIVGLGFGLHLDEALQVGQSGFLLTVGSIFSVLILGYFLGQLLNIERPLSYLISAGTAICGGSAIAAVSPIIKANTKQISLALAIVFSLNSVALFVYPSIGHWLMMSQQDFGMWCAIGIHDTSSVVGAASKYGDEALKTATTVKLARALWIIPVSILTMFIFKTKDSKIKIPWFIGFFIIAILLSTYFPIFEVVSPTVTEISKLGLNLTLFLIGSTLSLEALRSISIKPLFLAIFLWIFISIGSLILILN is encoded by the coding sequence ATGGGCTTTTTAACCTCCAATAAAAACATTCAAATTTTAATATTTAGTGTTCTTGCAATTTTATCATTTAGCGGTTTGGTAAGTTCGCCTATTGCGTTATTGCTCGGTCTTTTCTTTGCCATTTTGGTCGGAAATCCCTTCGAAAATAAAGTTTCAAAATACATTTCCAAACTCTTGCAGATTTCTATTGTCGGACTTGGATTTGGACTGCATCTCGATGAAGCTTTGCAAGTTGGGCAATCTGGTTTTTTATTAACGGTTGGCAGTATTTTTAGTGTTTTGATTCTCGGCTATTTTTTAGGACAACTTTTAAACATAGAAAGACCGCTTTCTTATCTTATTTCCGCTGGTACAGCTATTTGTGGAGGAAGTGCCATAGCCGCCGTATCTCCAATTATCAAGGCGAATACCAAACAAATTTCGTTGGCATTGGCTATTGTTTTTTCGCTCAATTCCGTTGCTCTATTCGTTTATCCAAGTATTGGACATTGGCTAATGATGTCGCAACAAGACTTTGGAATGTGGTGTGCGATTGGCATACACGACACCAGTTCGGTAGTTGGCGCAGCCAGTAAATATGGTGATGAAGCTCTGAAAACGGCAACAACAGTGAAACTAGCACGCGCACTTTGGATAATTCCAGTTTCTATTTTAACGATGTTTATTTTTAAAACTAAAGATTCAAAAATTAAAATTCCTTGGTTTATTGGCTTTTTCATCATCGCTATTTTATTAAGTACTTACTTTCCTATTTTTGAAGTGGTAAGTCCTACGGTTACAGAGATTTCAAAATTGGGGCTTAATCTCACCTTGTTTTTAATTGGTTCAACCTTATCGCTTGAAGCGCTAAGATCGATTAGTATAAAACCATTATTCCTAGCTATTTTTCTTTGGATTTTTATAAGTATCGGAAGTTTAATATTAATTTTAAACTAA
- a CDS encoding YdeI/OmpD-associated family protein, with amino-acid sequence MAEVKRNPKVDAYLTKKSAWHNEITALRELILEFDVEEDFKWYQPCYKVNAKNVIIVGPFKDFCVLSFFKGVLLKDPKQLLVQMGENSQSSRVIKITSLEQIETLKSDLKNLIAEAIQNEKEGKKVTLKKTEDYDVPEELTAMFAEYPDLKTAFEKLTPGRQRGYLLHFSAAKQAATRLARIERYIPQIMEGKGYQE; translated from the coding sequence ATGGCTGAGGTAAAACGCAATCCAAAAGTTGATGCATATCTAACAAAGAAATCCGCTTGGCATAACGAAATAACCGCTCTTCGGGAATTGATTTTAGAATTTGATGTGGAAGAAGATTTCAAATGGTATCAACCTTGTTACAAAGTCAATGCTAAAAATGTAATAATAGTAGGTCCTTTCAAAGACTTTTGCGTTTTAAGCTTTTTCAAAGGTGTATTGTTGAAAGATCCAAAGCAACTTTTGGTACAGATGGGTGAAAACTCGCAGTCGAGTCGCGTGATAAAAATAACTAGTCTGGAACAAATTGAAACTCTAAAAAGTGATCTAAAAAACCTAATTGCCGAAGCTATACAAAATGAAAAAGAAGGCAAAAAAGTCACCTTAAAAAAGACCGAAGACTACGACGTTCCAGAAGAGTTAACTGCCATGTTCGCAGAATATCCAGATCTAAAAACAGCTTTTGAAAAATTGACACCCGGACGACAACGCGGCTACCTTTTACACTTTTCCGCAGCCAAACAAGCTGCAACAAGATTAGCAAGAATTGAAAGGTATATCCCACAGATTATGGAAGGTAAAGGCTATCAAGAATAA
- a CDS encoding SRPBCC domain-containing protein — METIKIDIIILAPASKVWELYTQSHHISKWNVVDNRWRCTSSHIDFKEGGTFKNTMALKDGSYSFDYAGVFEKIIPNEEIIYRTKDGRVVKVGFETIDATTTKITQDIEPDKLNSFESQRQEYYNILNNFHKYVENH, encoded by the coding sequence ATGGAAACGATAAAAATTGACATCATTATTTTGGCACCAGCTTCCAAAGTTTGGGAGTTATATACACAGTCGCACCATATTTCGAAATGGAATGTCGTGGACAACCGTTGGCGATGCACTTCTTCACATATCGACTTTAAAGAAGGTGGCACGTTTAAAAATACAATGGCACTAAAAGATGGCAGTTATTCGTTCGATTATGCTGGTGTTTTTGAAAAAATTATTCCGAACGAAGAAATCATCTATCGCACCAAAGATGGGCGTGTAGTAAAGGTTGGCTTCGAGACGATTGATGCAACAACGACAAAAATTACACAAGATATAGAGCCTGACAAACTTAATTCTTTCGAAAGTCAGCGCCAAGAATATTATAACATTCTCAATAATTTTCATAAATATGTTGAGAATCACTAA
- a CDS encoding TolC family protein — protein sequence MEKSKEYSLSNVSKGYLPQFSVNAQATYQSDVTSLGIKLPGFEIDKISKDQYRVYGELNQILYDGGIIKNKKESIKTEKEADVAFMEVKLYQLKNQIEELFFGILVLNKKLDQNIIYQKDL from the coding sequence ATGGAAAAATCAAAAGAATACTCTTTGAGCAATGTCAGCAAAGGCTACTTACCACAATTTTCCGTAAATGCACAAGCAACCTACCAATCGGATGTGACAAGTCTAGGTATTAAACTACCTGGGTTTGAAATTGATAAAATTAGTAAAGATCAATATCGGGTGTATGGCGAGCTGAATCAAATTCTTTACGATGGCGGTATTATTAAAAATAAAAAAGAAAGCATAAAAACAGAAAAAGAGGCTGATGTTGCATTTATGGAAGTGAAACTTTACCAGTTAAAAAATCAAATCGAAGAGCTTTTTTTTGGAATTCTAGTTTTAAACAAAAAATTAGACCAGAATATAATTTATCAAAAAGACCTATAA